A genome region from Tepidisphaeraceae bacterium includes the following:
- a CDS encoding prepilin-type N-terminal cleavage/methylation domain-containing protein, with the protein MRRRGFTLTELLVVISLIVILIALALPAFNFITGNRSVDAGQNIVGALLGRARSEAINQQRTMGVAFYFDRDNERTAMAIVSGDATSGESDYHQWTTTAAAGQTVSYAAGQMVYYAGWDTGNAGGAMGNDADEASVGNAPDSATGAARPVDRKFVTRRYIARVDIPSSTTGNAPPNPPAVQNTFWEEAPPLTLELFDADIEYLQPGIGLQLVNDPQGVVTNNDRFLRTGIVLFNTNGQLSTDSYAIQAGTPLGDLIGLSTGQRIPRNPDPVFPGVQSPRLQGHTAVMMYEREPFLNAPGTEEDTRYPIGPYAATPAADELTEENWLSDNGLLLLVNRYNGTLTRSE; encoded by the coding sequence ATGCGTAGGCGCGGCTTCACCCTCACCGAGTTGCTTGTCGTTATCAGCCTGATCGTGATTCTGATCGCGCTGGCCCTGCCGGCGTTCAACTTCATCACGGGCAACCGCAGCGTGGATGCCGGGCAGAACATCGTCGGCGCCTTGCTCGGTCGCGCCCGCAGCGAGGCGATTAACCAGCAACGGACGATGGGCGTTGCGTTCTACTTCGACCGCGACAACGAACGCACGGCAATGGCGATCGTCTCAGGTGACGCGACAAGTGGCGAATCAGACTACCACCAGTGGACGACGACTGCCGCGGCCGGTCAGACCGTCAGTTATGCCGCCGGGCAAATGGTCTACTACGCAGGATGGGACACGGGCAACGCGGGCGGCGCGATGGGCAATGATGCTGATGAGGCGAGCGTGGGCAATGCGCCTGACTCCGCGACAGGTGCGGCACGCCCCGTCGATCGCAAGTTCGTCACGCGCCGCTACATCGCGCGAGTGGATATTCCCAGCAGCACGACAGGAAACGCCCCGCCGAACCCGCCGGCGGTCCAGAACACGTTTTGGGAGGAAGCCCCGCCCCTCACGCTTGAACTGTTTGACGCGGATATTGAGTACCTTCAGCCGGGCATCGGACTTCAGCTGGTCAACGATCCGCAGGGCGTGGTGACGAACAACGATCGGTTCCTGAGAACCGGAATCGTCCTGTTCAACACCAACGGCCAGCTATCGACGGACAGCTACGCGATCCAGGCCGGTACGCCCCTTGGCGACCTGATCGGCTTGTCTACCGGACAACGCATTCCTCGCAATCCCGATCCCGTGTTCCCCGGCGTCCAGAGCCCACGGCTGCAAGGTCACACGGCCGTCATGATGTACGAGCGTGAGCCGTTCTTAAACGCACCCGGCACAGAGGAAGACACGCGCTATCCGATCGGCCCATACGCTGCCACGCCCGCCGCCGATGAACTGACTGAGGAGAACTGGCTATCCGACAACGGCCTGCTGCTGCTCGTCAACCGCTACAACGGCACGCTGACGCGCAGCGAGTAG